In Physeter macrocephalus isolate SW-GA chromosome 9, ASM283717v5, whole genome shotgun sequence, the DNA window TTAGCcttatgaaagaataaagaaaatataagaaaatgctcTTGTATTTCAGTAGTTATCCTTGCCCTTactgtttatgtttttaataggAAATTTTCATAATGTAGATATAGAGACCAAGACAATGAAACACATATACGTAATAGTCAACGTTAACAAATCTTAACATTTGCCCTTTTTGTTTCAattcttattttggaaaaataaactgcTACTGATACAATTAAAATCCGAACTACTTCTCTATCCTATTCTttatccttcctccttccccaaagAAGGTACCCACTGTCCTAAATAATGTAGTCATAACATATATTATATCtgctttacaaaaataatacagtattttcatGTCTTAAAATTTCATATCTGTCATACTTTTCTAACATCCTGAACTGGCAGTTTTCAGTTAACATGATGTCTTGAAGACTTAAGCTTATTGATGCATGGGGTTCTGCTTTCAACTACTTTATAATATGAGTATATCATAagttaaaatatgtgtatatagttATGGTACAATATTTAAGTGAATAATACATCCTCATTCACCAAGAATGCCATCTCCATTCTAAAAATTGTGAGTTTGCTTTGGGGCTGTCATTTTCTGTATTCCACAGGTCCATTTAgccacatgttaggccacaaagtGAGTCTCGAAAAGCTTCAGAGAACTATTTGGCCACAATGTTATtacattagaaatcaataatgaaaagataGTTTAAGAAACAAGTTTGGAAACTAAAATGCAtctaaaaacattatttaagGCCTTAATGAACATTTGAGGAGGGTCCAGGTGCAATTCCTGCCAGTGCATGGAGAACAGTTTGAGAAGGCTGTATTTCCAGAATTTGTTGGAATAAGATGTATGGGTTTTCCCTTGGGCTAACTGGATCCAAGGAGGGTGCATGAGCTGTGTCATCTTGAAAGGCATCCCAGCCAAGAAGTCTTCTTGTTAGGGTGAGGCAATCTTAGAAGATGAAGTCTAGAGGGGTACAGTCAGATGCCAGTCCTGAAGGAGGGATCTAAGGGATCAGCCAGTGTTTGAATTAGTCTCATCTGGGAATCTGGGAAGAATGCAGCAATCATTACCTGTGGGTGCTCTCTAGTAGGCTCATGTGATGCTCCGAGAGAAAGATTCTGTATTTGCAATCTGTACCAATGGCACCACTCAATGAGACCttacctttcctttccttttttctttgacaCTGCAATAGCCAGAGACAACTTAGAGGTAGGATGGATAAGATGCTGCAGTAATGAAGTCAGTCACATCCCTCCTTCCCTAATACAGGTTTCTGAATAAGAGTATTTGtcttgggaaaggaagaaaagtttaaattacTTGAGATGTAAAGTTTTGATATTCAATTGAATTGGGATTTTTAGTACTTAATACAGATTTTTCAAAAGCAGTGACATGAAAAAAGTTGCTTCCTGCTTTGCTTCCACAAGGTTCAGTTTCTTGCAAAATCACTGTTTTAGCAGgagatttttctccttaaatcttCACTACCTTTTGAGGTAGATACCATTTTATTactatttgacagatgagaaaacataaCTTGTCTAAtatcacatagctaataagtggcagaaatGGAGTTACATTCCATGTAAGTCTGACTCCAAAAGCTTTGCTATTAACTTAAAGGCCTATTGCCCTTTAATAGaaaatctgtttcatttatttaacaaatatttagtatCTACTCACTAATTGCCAGGCTCTATGCTAGGTATAAAGAAGCCAATGattagtatatgtatatatgtgtatatatgtacatacgtgtgtatggatatatacatctgtgtgtgtatacaaataaACATACGTATTGAAGTATCCTAACAGTCTACTTTGGGAGACAGGTAAAAACAGCAGTTACAAAGTGAACTGAAGAGTGAAAAGTTGTCTAGTGATAAACTGTGCAGGGGATCAATGAAAacttgaaacagaaatgaaacttgACTGAGCCCTCAAGATAAGTAGCCTTTCACCAATTAGCTTGTGGGGTTGAATTTGGGCCCTGAGGTGATGAGATGACATTCCATGGAAGAGAGAATTGCCTATGTCAAAACGTTTTTATTTTTGGATAGTTTAAAGGGATATAAAATTTGGGTTCAGTATTTTCTCTCAGCACTTagaagatattttcttcttttctagagTCTTTTGTTGCTGAGAAATCTTCTGTCAGAGAGCCTAATTATCTTTCCTTTGTTGGtaatctttcctttctctctggttgattttaatcttttctctgtatttgcTGTTTATCAGCTTCCTAACATAGTGTCTatgtatggatttttaaaattttgtcttgttTGGGAGTTAGTGTGATTCTTCAATCTAAggattcatttctttcatttaatctgGAAAATTCTCTAGTCTATCTCTCCAATATTgcctttcctctgttttctcaatATTCATCTTCTTGGACTTACTGGATGTGTACTGGatctcctcatttttttcttccacaagtCCTAACTATTCTTTGCACATCTTGGTCACTTTGGACAGTCTTCAGggtatttttctcagaactagctTCTCTCTTCAGCCACTGTCCAACCCAtccattgagtttttaatttgaatgtcgatattttaattttctagtcaTTCTTTTTAGGTCTTTTCCAAATTTgtcatactttattttattttatttttatttatttatttttgttaatgtgtCTTGTAAAAGTACTATGTGTAATGtttaccctttcttttttttgaatttttgaattttatttttttttttatgcatcaggttcttattaatcatccattttatacacatcagtgtatacatgtcaatcccaatctcccaattcatcccacccccacccccaccccctgcggCTTTTGccccttggtgttcatatgtttgttctctacatctgtgtctcaacttctgccctgcaaaccggtttatctgtaccatttttctaggttccacatatatatgttaatatacgatatttgtttttctctttctgacttacttcactctgtatgacagcctctagatccatccacatctctagaaatgacccaatttcgttcccttttatggctgagtaatattcagttgtatatacgtaccacatcttctttatccatttgtctgtcgatgggcatttaggttgcttccatgacctggctattgtaaatagtgctgcaatgaacattggggtgtatgtatctttttgaattatggctttctctgggtatatgcccagtagtgggattgttgggtcatatggtaattctatttttagttttttaaggaacctccatactgttctccatagtggctgtatcaacttacattcccaccaacagtgcaagagggttcccttttctccacaccctctctagcatttattgtttgtagattttttgatgatggccattctgaccggtgtgagatgatatctcattgtaattttgacttgaatttctctaatgattaatgatgttgagcattctttcatgtgtttgttggcaatctatatcttctttggagaaatgtctatttaggtcttctgcccatttttggattgggttgtttggtttttNNNNNNNNNNNNNNNNNNNNNNNNNNNNNNNNNNNNNNNNNNNNNNNNNNNNNNNNNNNNNNNNNNNNNNNNNNNNNNNNNNNNNNNNNNNNNNNNNNNNNNNNNNNNNNNNNNNNNNNNNNNNNNNNNNNNNNNNNNNNNNNNNNNNNNNNNNNNNNNNNNNNNNNNNNNNNNNNNNNNNNNNNNNNNNNNNNNNNNNNNNNNNNNNNNNNNNNNNNNNNNNNNNNNNNNNNNNNNNNNNNNNNNNNNNNNNNNNNNNNNNNNNNNNNNNNNNNNNNNNNNNNNNNNNNNNNNNNNNNNNNNNNNNNNNNNNNNNNNNNNNNNNNNNNNNNNNNNNNNNNNNNNNNNNNNNNNNNNNNNNNNNNNNNNNNNNNNNNNNNNNNNNNNNNNNNNNNNNNNNNNNNNNNNNNNNNNNNNNNNNNNNNNNNNNNNNNNNNNNNNNNNNNNNNNNNNNNNNNNNNNNNNNNNNNNNNNNNNNNNNNNNNNNNNNNNNNNNNNNNNNNNNNNNNNNNNNNNNNNNNNNNNNNNNNNNNNNNNNNNNNNNNNNNNNNNNNNNNNNNNNNNNNNNNNNNNNNNNNNNNNNNNNNNNNNNNNNNNNNNNNNNNNNNNNNNNNNNNNNNNNNNNNNNNNNNNNNNNNNNNNNNNNNNNNNNNNNNNNNNNNNNNNNNNNNNNNNNNNNNNNNNNNNNNNNNNNNNNNNNNNNNNNNNNNNNNNNNNNNNNNNNNNNNNNNNNNNNNNNNNNNNNNNNNNNNNNNNNNNNNNNNNNNNNNNNNNNNNNNNNNNNNNNNNNNNNNNNNNNNNNNNNNNNNNNNNNNNNNNNNNNNNNNNNNNNNNNNNNNNNNNNNNNNNNNNNNNNNNNNNNNNNNNNNNNNNNNNNNNNNNNNNNNNNNNNNNNNNNNNNNNNNNNNNNNNNNNNNNNNNNNNNNNNNNNNNNNNNNNNNNNNNNNNNNNNNNNNNNNNNNNNNNNNNNNNNNNNNNNNNNNNNNNNNNNNNNNNNNNNNNNNNNNNNNNNNNNNNNNNNNNNNNNNNNNNNNNNNNNNNNNNNNNNNNNNNNNNNNNNNNNNNNNNNNNNNNNNNNNNNNNNNNNNNNNNNNNNNNNNNNNNNNNNNNNNNNNNNNNNNNNNNNNNNNNNNNNNNNNNNNNNNNNNNNNNNNNNNNNNNNNNNNNNNNNNNNNNNNNNNNNNNNNNNNNNNNNNNNNNNNNNNNNNNNNNNNNNNNNNNNNNNNNNNNNNNNNNNNNNNNNNNNNNNNNNNNNNNNNNNNNNNNNNNNNNNNNNNNNNNNNNNNNNNNNNNNNNNNNNNNNNNNNNNNNNNNNNNNNNNNNNNNNNNNNNNNNNNNNNNNNNNNNNNNNNNNNNNNNNNNNNNNNNNNNNNNNNNNNNNNNNNNNNNNNNNNNNNNNNNNNNNNNNNNNNNNNNNNNNNNNNNNNNNNNNNNNNNNNNNNNNNNNNNNNNNNNNNNNNNNNNNNNNNNNNNNNNNNNNNNNNNNNNNNNNNNNNNNNNNNNNNNNNNNNNNNNNNNNNNNNNNNNNNNNNNNNNNNNNNNNNNNNNNNNNNNNNNNNNNNNNNNNNNNNNNNNNNNNNNNNNNNNNNNNNNNNNNNNNNNNNNNNNNNNNNNNNNNNNNNNNNNNNNNNNNNNNNNNNNNNNNNNNNNNNNNNNNNNNNNNNNNNNNNNNNNNNNNNNNNNNNNNNNNNNNNNNNNNNNNNNNNNNNNNNNNNNNNNNNNNNNNNNNNNNNNNNNNNNNNNNNNNNNNNNNNNNNNNNNNNNNNNNNNNNNNNNNNNNNNNNNNNNNNNNNNNNNNNNNNNNNNNNNNNNNNNNNNNNNNNNNNNNNNNNNNNNNNNNNNNNNNNNNNNNNNNNNNNNNNNNNNNNNNNNNNNNNNNNNNNNNNNNNNNNNNNNNNNNNNNNNNNNNNNNNNNNNNNNNNNNNNNNNNNNNNNNNNNNNNNNNNNNNNNNNNNNNNNNNNNNNNNNNNNNNNNNNNNNNNNNNNNNNNNNNNNNNNNNNNNNNNNNNNNNNNNNNNNNNNNNNNNNNNNNNNNNNNNNNNNNNNNNNNNNNNNNNNNNNNNNNNNNNNNNNNNNNNNNNNNNNNNNNNNNNNNNNNNNNNNNNNNNNNNNNNNNNNNNNNNNNNNNNNNNNNNNNNNNNNNNNNNNNNNNNNNNNNNNNNNNNNNNNNNNNNNNNNNNNNNNNNNNNNNNNNNNNNNNNNNNNNNNNNNNNNNNNNNNNNNNNNNNNNNNNNNNNNNNNNNNNNNNNNNNNNNNNNNNNNNNNNNNNNNNNNNNNNNNNNNNNNNNNNNNNNNNNNNNNNNNNNNNNNNNNNNNNNNNNNNNNNNNNNNNNNNNNNNNNNNNNNNNNNNNNNNNNNNNNNNNNNNNNNNNNNNNNNNNNNNNNNNNNNNNNNNNNNNNNNNNNNNNNNNNNNNNNNNNNNNNNNNNNNNNNNNNNNNNNNNNNNNNNNNNNNNNNNNNNNNNNNNNNNNNNNNNNNNNNNNNNNNNNNNNNNNNNNNNNNNNNNNNNNNNNNNNNNNNNNNNNNNNNNNNNNNNNNNNNNNNNNNNNNNNNNNNNNNNNNNNNNNNNNNNNNNNNNNNNNNNNNNNNNNNNNNNNNNNNNNNNNNNNNNNNNNNNNNNNNNNNNNNNNNNNNNNNNNNNNNNNNNNNNNNNNNNNNNNNNNNNNNNNNNNNNNNNNNNNNNNNNNNNNNNNNNNNNNNNNNNNNNNNNNNNNNNNNNNNNNNNNNNNNNNNNNNNNNNNNNNNNNNNNNNNNNNNNNNNNNNNNNNNNNNNNNNNNNNNNNNNNNNNNNNNNNNNNNNNNNNNNNNNNNNNNNNNNNNNNNNNNNNNNNNNNNNNNNNNNNNNNNNNNNNNNNNNNNNNNNNNNNNNNNNNNNNNNNNNNNNNNNNNNNNNNNNNNNNNNNNNNNNNNNNNNNNNNNNNNNNNNNNNNNNNNNNNNNNNNNNNNNNNNNNNNNNNNNNNNNNNNNNNNNNNNNNNNNNNNNNNNNNNNNNNNNNNNNNNNNNNNNNNNNNNNNNNNNNNNNNNNNNNNNNNNNNNNNNNNNNNNNNNNNNNNNNNNNNNNNNNNNNNNNNNNNNNNNNNNNNNNNNNNNNNNNNNNNNNNNNNNNNNNNNNNNNNNNNNNNNNNNNNNNNNNNNNNNNNNNNNNNNNNNNNNNNNNNNNNNNNNNNNNNNNNNNNNNNNNNNNNNNNNNNNNNNNNNNNNNNNNNNNNNNNNNNNNNNNNNNNNNNNNNNNNNNNNNNNNNNNNNNNNNNNNNNNNNNNNNNNNNNNNNNNNNNNNNNNNNNNNNNNNNNNNNNNNNNNNNNNNNNNNNNNNNNNNNNNNNNNNNNNNNNNNNNNNNNNNNNNNNNNNNNNNNNNNNNNNNNNNNNNNNNNNNNNNNNNNNNNNNNNNNNNNNNNNNNNNNNNNNNNNNNNNNNNNNNNNNNNNNNNNNNNNNNNNNNNNNNNNNNNNNNNNNNNNNNNNNNNNNNNNNNNNNNNNNNNNNNNNNNNNNNNNNNNNNNNNNNNNNNNNNNNNNNNNNNNNNNNNNNNNNNNNNNNNNNNNNNNNNNNNNNNNNNNNNNNNNNNNNNNNNNNNNNNNNNNNNNNNNNNNNNNNNNNNNNNNNNNNNNNNNNNNNNNNNNNNNNNNNNNNNNNNNNNNNNNNNNNNNNNNNNNNNNNNNNNNNNNNNNNNNNNNNNNNNNNNNNNNNNNNNNNNNNNNNNNNNNNNNNNNNNNNNNNNNNNNNNNNNNNNNNNNNNNNNNNNNNNNNNNNNNNNNNNNNNNNNNNNNNNNNNNNNNNNNNNNNNNNNNNNNNNNNNNNNNNNNNNNNNNNNNNNNNNNNNNNNNNNNNNNNNNNNNNNNNNNNNNNNNNNNNNNNNNNNNNNNNNNNNNNNNNNNNNNNNNNNNNNNNNNNNNNNNNNNNNNNNNNNNNNNNNNNNNNNNNNNNNNNNNNNNNNNNNNNNNNNNNNNNNNNNNNNNNNNNNNNNNNNNNNNNNNNNNNNNNNNNNNNNNNNNNNNNNNNNNNNNNNNNNNNNNNNNNNNNNNNNNNNNNNNNNNNNNNNNNNNNNNNNNNNNNNNNNNNNNNNNNNNNNNNNNNNNNNNNNNNNNNNNNNNNNNNNNNNNNNNNNNNNNNNNNNNNNNNNNNNNNNNNNNNNNNNNNNNNNNNNNNNNNNNNNNNNNNNNNNNNNNNNNNNNNNNNNNNNNNNNNNNNNNNNNNNNNNNNNNNNNNNNNNNNNNNNNNNNNNNNNNNNNNNNNNNNNNNNNNNNNNNNNNNNNNNNNNNNNNNNNNNNNNNNNNNNNNNNNNNNNNNNNNNNNNNNNNNNNNNNNNNNNNNNNNNNNNNNNNNNNNNNNNNNNNNNNNNNNNNNNNNNNNNNNNNNNNNNNNNNNNNNNNNNNNNNNNNNNNNNNNNNNNNNNNNNNNNNNNNNNNNNNNNNNNNNNNNNNNNNNNNNNNNNNNNNNNNNNNNNNNNNNNNNNNNNNNNNNNNNNNNNNNNNNNNNNNNNNNNNNNNNNNNNNNNNNNNNNNNNNNNNNNNNNNNNNNNNNNNNNNNNNNNNNNNNNNNNNNNNNNNNNNNNNNNNNNNNNNNNNNNNNNNNNNNNNNNNNNNNNNNNNNNNNNNNNNNNNNNNNNNNNNNNNNNNNNNNNNNNNNNNNNNNNNNNNNNNNNNNNNNNNNNNNNNNNNNNNNNNNNNNNNNNNNNNNNNNNNNNNNNNNNNNNNNNNNNNNNNNNNNNNNNNNNNNNNNNNNNNNNNNNNNNNNNNNNNNNNNNNNNNNNNNNNNNNNNNNNNNNNNNNNNNNNNNNNNNNNNNNNNNNNNNNNNNNNNNNNNNNNNNNNNNNNNNNNNNNNNNNNNNNNNNNNNNNNNNNNNNNNNNNNNNNNNNNNNNNNNNNNNNNNNNNNNNNNNNNNNNNNNNNNNNNNNNNNNNNNNNNNNNNNNNNNNNNNNNNNNNNNNNNNNNNNNNNNNNNNNNNNNNNNNNNNNNNNNNNNNNNNNNNNNNNNNNNNNNNNNNNNNNNNNNNNNNNNNNNNNNNNNNNNNNNNNNNNNNNNNNNNNNNNNNNNNNNNNNNNNNNNNNNNNNNNNNNNNNNNNNNNNNNNNNNNNNNNNNNNNNNNNNNNNNNNNNNNNNNNNNNNNNNNNNNNNNNNNNNNNNNNNNNgtaagtgaggtgttaaagtcccccactattattgtgttactgtcgatttcctcttttatagctgttagcagttgccttatgtattgaggtgctcctatgttgggtgcatatatatttataattgttatatcttcttcttggattgatcccttgatcattatgtagtgtccttccttgtctcttgtgacattcttttttttaaagtctattttatctgatatgagtattgctactccagctttcttttgatttccatttggttggaatatctttttccatcctctcactttcagtctgtatgtgtctctaggtctgaagtgggtctcttgtagacagcatatagatgggtcttgtttttgtagccattcagcaagcctgtatcctttggttggagcatttaatccattcacgtttaaggtaattatcgatatgtatgttcctatgaccattttcttaattgttttgggtttctttttgtaggtccttttcttctcttgtgtttcccacttagagaagttcctttagcatttgttgtagagctggtttggtggtgctgaattctcttagcttNNNNNNNNNNNNNNNNNNNNNNNNNNNNNNNNNNNNNNNNNNNNNNNNNNNNNNNNNNNNNNNNNNNNNNNNNNNNNNNNNNNNNNNNNNNNNNNNNNNNNNNNNNNNNNNNNNNNNNNNNNNNNNNNNNNNNNNNNNNNNNNNNNNNNNNNNNNNNNNNNNNNNNNNNNNNNNNNNNNNNNNNNNNNNNNNNNNNNNNNNNNNNNNNNNNNNNNNNNNNNNNNNNNNNNNNNNNNNNNNNNNNNNNNNNNNNNNNNNNNNNNtgtttctccttgggtttatcctgtatgggactctctacgcgtcctggacttgggtggctatttcctttcccatgttagggaagttttcgactataattgcttcaaatattttcttgggtcctttctctctctcttctctttctgggacccctataatgcgaatgttgttgcgtttaatgttgccccagaggtctcttaagctgtcttcatttcttttcattcttttttctttattatgtcccgcagcagtgaattccaccattctgtcttccaggtcacttatccattcttctgcctcagttattctgctatttattccttgtagtgtattcttcatttcagttattgtattgttcatctctgtttatttgttctttaattcttctaggtctctgttaaacatttcttgcatgttctcaatctttgccggcattctttttccaaggtcctggatcatcttcactatcagtattctaaattctttttccggaagtttgcctatctgcatttcatttagttgtttttggggttttatcttgttccttcttctggtacgtagccctctgctttcatcttgtctatctttctgtgaatgtggtttttgttccacaggctacagaattatagttcttcttgcttctgttcttcttgcttctgctgtcttccctctggtggatgaggctatctccatattttatttgtataatatcttgttttttatagtctttatttacTCTTTTAGATGCAAAGTATTTTAAACATAACTTATGATTCCTAACAGATTTGTTAATTTATGATGTTTAGAGGGAGATAATCCTATTATTTGTTGATTGCTGATTGTCTtcataatgaatatttttgtgtgttttgtaattttgaattGTGAGCTCATCTTTTTGGTTGGTGTTTATTTGTGGGATTCCTGTACAGTGTGACATCTGCAATTGCTTGAGAAGTTTTGTGTTTGCTTCTATAATATACCCCAAAACTTTTACCAGTCTGAGAACGATTTTTATGTTAGTCTGTCAGTTTGCAGGTTTTAGGATCATTTGTGTTTTGTACATCAATTTTATGTGCTGTACAGACCCATAATGCAGTCCCACGGAAGACATTTTCACCTCCATGTAGTGCAGGTTGAGAGATATGAGTTTTCTTTAAACCATAGCCAGTGGTGTGTATATTCAGTCACTgaaattttaatcttttgaatGTTCTGAATTTAGGCCTAAGCACCCATGTCCTATTCCACATGGGGGGTTAATACTTTAGCCTATGGCCTCCAAAGACTGATACTAGGCCACATCTCCCTTACCTGTTACCACCACCATCTACATCATCATAGATAGTTTAGATATTAGTTTTTCATAATTCCACCTTGATTATCAAcccttgcatttccctaacattctttttcttaattgaagtatagttgatttacagtgttgtgttttacacaacaaaatattgagtatagttccctatgctctaTGGTAGGTCCTCATTTGTTACCTATTTTATCCCTAACATTCTTGAAAGCTCAGTTATGCATTTAAAAGgagcattattatattttttctaaattcctaTCTGTGTTGAATGGGAAAATGTTATTTAGACCTCCTATTTCAGGAAGTTGAAGTTCTCAAAGTAGCATGTGAAGAGCGACAGGAACGTGAGAGCTTAGCATGttcagaaaactaagaaaaaactggctagtttaaaaaatactgggtAGGTGACTCAGCATAAGACTGGTTAGATAGGTTAAGTACTAACAAGAAAAGTTGCTTTCAAGTCAGTTCAagctatttggatttttttctgaagGTGCTGACTCTTTAAATGGGGAAATACATGTTGGAAATTTTATTCTGTCATAAGTACAGTAGATATATCAGGGGAGATAAGTAAGGAAACTAGTAATTAGGCTATGAAATGAGAACTGGTCAGAGATGCTGAAGCTTAAATAGTGTTAGAGGACTGAGAGCAAAGGATGGATATAAGGGAAAAGAAGTCAAGGGGTGATTGAATATGGGGAGATAAAAGAGAGATTCCACAAGTTTTCGGTTTTGTCAATCAAATGGATGAAAATGATGACGCTGttaaccaacaaaaacaaaaaggaaaaacaaattatttcatgACAACCAGATGCAATTTCACTACAAAAACCAGCTACTTATAAAGAGCCATTTCTTTATATGTTATgtattaaatgatacattatgTTTCTTACAGGTTCAGATGGAATAAATCATGAGGATCACAGTGGGATGAAGTGTGAATAGAAGATGAGGAGCTAAACACAGTGAGTATAGGAATTTTTTCATGACGTTTGCTGCCAGAAGGAGATAAACAGTGGttagatgaaaacaaaatattgaatgaaGGGTTTATATCTGTAGGAGGGACTTTATCAGGGTATATGGATTACATAAAAGAACCCATTAAAGtggatggaaaggaagaaattcatCACCGAATGGTAGTGCAGAGGGTCACAGATGGCCATGTAGCGATCCAGAGCCATGAAGGAaataacagaaaggagaaaacactaTGACAAATTCAGGGAGTGAAGTCATAGACTTAGAGGAAGGGCCGTAGTGCTCAGTGGAATTTAAGTCTTTAAGGagcttgaagaaaataaataaactaactaGAATTGTTATGAGTCCTAACCTAGGACCCATGACTTGCTTTTTGGTTCAGACTCTTTTTCAGGAGGCTCATTGTCACTCAACAAGGGCTGTGCCCCTAATGCTTCACATTCTCCCATCTTTTTGCTTCTTGGGTTCTCCAGAGCTAGAGTGCCCCCCCCAGTGTCCTCTTTCTCCTGTTCCTGGCTATTTACCTGACCACCATGATGGGAAACGTTACTCTTGCGCTGCTCATCTCCCGGGACTCCAGGCTCCACTCACCTATGTACTATCTGCTCCATGGTCTCTCCGTGATAGACATGGGGCTGTCCACAGTCACTCTGCCCCAGCTGCTGGCCCATCTGGTCCCTCATGACTCAGCCATTCCTGCTGCCCGCTGCCTGGCCCAGTTCTTCTTCTTCTATGCATTTGGAGTTACAGACACCCTTGTTATTTCTGTCATGGCTCTGGATCACTACGTGGTCATCTGTGACCCTCTGCACTACCATTTGGTGATGAATCGCCAACCCTGTGCCCACTTACTGGCCTTTTGCTGGGTGGTGTCCGTGGTGCACACCATGCTGCATGTGGGACTCCTCTTGCCTCTCTACTGGGCTGGGGATGACGAGGGCAACGTTTGCCTTCCCCACTTCTTCTGTGACCACCGACCACTTCTATGAGCCCCTTGCTCTGACATCCATCCCAATGAACTGGCTGTATTTTTGGAGGAGGGCTTCCTCATGCTGGGCCCCTGTGCCCTCATTGTACTATCCTGTGTCTGCATTGGGGCCACCATCCTACGTTTGACCTCAGTGGCTGGTTGCTGCCTTGCAGTCTCCACCTGCATATCCCATCTCACCATGGTTGGCTTTCTCTATTGCACTATCATTTGGGTCTACTTCCAGCCTCCTTCCCAGAACTCTTGGGATCAGGACATGGTGGCTGCTGTGATGTACACGGCCATTATGCCTTTGGCCAACCCTTTTGTGTACAGCATCCACAACAAGGATGTCAAGAGTGCACTCCATAGGCTGCTtagaggagggagggtgggctcCTGATTATCCTGTCTAAAAACCATGTTGGTTAGATGAGGAAAGAAGTGG includes these proteins:
- the OR1B1 gene encoding LOW QUALITY PROTEIN: olfactory receptor 1B1 (The sequence of the model RefSeq protein was modified relative to this genomic sequence to represent the inferred CDS: deleted 2 bases in 1 codon; substituted 1 base at 1 genomic stop codon), with the protein product MTEGWSHKVQGQRSPFLTDSFSGGSLSLNKGCAPNASHSPIFLLLGFSRASAPPSVLFLLFLAIYLTTMMGNVTLALLISRDSRLHSPMYYLLHGLSVIDMGLSTVTLPQLLAHLVPHDSAIPAARCLAQFFFFYAFGVTDTLVISVMALDHYVVICDPLHYHLVMNRQPCAHLLAFCWVVSVVHTMLHVGLLLPLYWAGDDEGNVCLPHFFCDHRPLLXAPCSDIHPNELAVFLEEGFLMLGPCALIVLSCVCIGATILRLTSVAGCCLAVSTCISHLTMVGFLYCTIIWVYFQPPSQNSWDQDMVAAVMYTAIMPLANPFVYSIHNKDVKSALHRLLRGGRVGS